The Hymenobacter monticola DNA segment GAAAGACGACCTGGTATGGGGTGCCATCATCCACCAGGAGCGCACGCACCGCGGCACCGACCCGGCCGTGAAGGAAGGGGAGGCCAAAGCGGGGCAGCCGCGCCCCGGCCTGCAGGCGCATATCCACGTGGTGGTCTCGGCCCGGGACCGGAACCAGCGCGTCACGCTCAACCCCGGCGGGCGCGTGAGCCGGTTCAGTCTGCGCGACTGGCAGGAGGAAGCCCGGGTGCAATTCGAGCAGCAGTTTCAGTACCAGGGCCAAGCCCCAAAACGAAAGGAAGCCCCCACCGTTTCCGCACCCAACCCGAAGCGCAACGCACGGATTGCCGAGCGCGTCGAGCAACTAAACCTGCAGGCGGACCCGAGCCAGCGCTTGGAGGCGGAGCGGGTGCAGCGCATCGCGCAGGCCCGGGGCTACGACCCCATTTTCTACGACCGGCTGCGACGGCTGGAAGACCGGGCCCGGCAGGGGCAGCCGCTGGACAACGCCTACCACCTGCTGGCCACGGGGCGCGAGGAGCCGGCCCGCGCCAATACCGGGCACCATGTGCGGCAGGCCCTGCACAGCCTGCAGCAAGTCGTGCGCGCCAACAGAGGCCCCGAGCACGTGGTGACCGAGGACATTGGCGAGCCGCGCCGGCGCGGACAGTGGGAAGCCGAGCTGTGATTCAATCAAATCCTACCCTTTAGATAAACCCTGCATGAGCATGATGAGCGCCCCCCGGCAGCCGGGCAACCAACGCCTGACCGGCTTCTACGTCGGCCTGACCTTCCTCCTGATGGTGCTGGCCGGCGGCGAGTACTACTTGCTGACCCACCCGGACCTGGTGGCGGGGGCCGCGTCCGCTGCGGGCCCGAAAGCGAGCTTGGGCACCTCAATTACAACCCGTCTGCTGAGCGGCCTGGGGCGCTTCTACCAGCGCTACGGCCTACTGGTTCGCGGTGCGGTACTGGTAGGAGGGGGGCTGCTGGCCGTGCTGCTGAAAATGCCCCCCGCCCGGCCCGGGCAGCGGCGCTGGCAGCCCACGCAGCTGCAGCTGCGGCGCGTACAGCTGGCGGCCGCGGGGGTGGGCTCACTCAGCGGGGCGCTGCTGCTGGCCCTGGCCCCGTTTTCGGCGGGCATCATTGCTTGGCTCTACCCCACGGCGGCCGGGCTGGTTCTGGGCGCGGGTCTGGTTGCGGGTGTGGTACGGGCCCTGCACAAGACGGAGCGGTTTGGGCTGCGCACCGAGCGCCAGCAGCAGCAGTCCGAGCACGGCTTTAGCTTGGCCACGACCGATGGGGGCTGGATTAACATTCCCAACCCGTTCCGGGGCACGCTGGTGCTGGGCGGCGCCGGGGCGGGCAAGTCGTATTCCATCGGGGAGCCTTTGATTGAGCAGTTCACTGAGAAGGGCTTTGCCGGCCTCATCTACGACTTTAAGTTTCCGGTGCTGGCCGAAGCCGCGCAGAAGGCTTTTGTGCTGGCCGACGCCAAAGCCCGGGCGGCCGGGCAGGAGCCCGCTCAAGTGCAGCTGCACATCATCAACTTTAAAGACCTGGAACGCAGCGAGCGGGTGAACCCCCTGCGGGCCGACAAGATGCCGGTGGTGGCGTACGCCAACGAATACGCCCGCGCCATCATGGCCAATCTGAACCCGGAGAGCATCAAAAAGATGGATTTCTTTGACACCAGCGCCAACGCCTTTCTGACGGCCATCATCTGGTTTTACAAGAAGAACTTCCCCACGTTCTGCACCCTGCCCCACGTGGTAAACACGGCCCTTCACCCGGACTTTACCCACGTGCTGAGCATGCTCGACTCGGACCCCGAGTGCGGGGACATGGTGCGCTCCATCACCACGGCTGTCAAGCAGCGGGCCGAGAAGCAGGTGGCCGGCGTCATTGCCTCGCTGCAGATTGTTCTCACGCGCATCAACTCGCCGGAAATTGCCTGGGTGCTCACCCCGGACGAGGCAAGAGGGGAGGGGTTTAGCCTGGAGCTGAACGACAAGAAAGCCCCCAAGGTGCTGGTGGTGGGCAACGACCCCACGCTCAAGGAAACCTTCTCGCCGGTTATCAGCTGCATCGTAGCCGTGGCCCTGAAGCTGATGAACCAGCAGCACAAGCACCCGAGCTACGTGTTCCTCGACGAGGCCGCCACCATCTACGTGCCCAACCTGGAGGTGATACCGGCCACGGCGCGCAGCAACAAGGTGGCCATGATTTACATGACCCAGGACCTGAGTCAGATGATTGACGCCTACGGCCGGGAGAAAATGCAGGTGATGGTGAGCAACCTCAACAACCAATTTTTCGGCAAGGTCAATTCGCTGGAGACGGCCAAGTTCGTGTCCGAACTCGTGGGCAAGGAGGACCGGGAAATGGTGTCAGCCAGCCTGGGCCGTAGCCAGAGCGGCGGCGCCCGTGGCGCGGGCAGCAGCAGCAACCAGAGCGTGAGCTGGCAGGAGCGCAACTTGGTGCGGCTGCAGGATACCATCACGCTCGAAACCGGCGAATTCATCGGCCAGACCGTGGAAACGGAGCAGCCCTTTTTTCAGGGGAAGGTAGCGCGTCAGGCCACGCCGGGTAATTACCCGCTACACCCCTTGGCCACGTTCGAAGGCGGTCCGGCACCGGTACTGGAAGCGGCGCCGGCAGGGGAGGAGCCCAGCCGGGACTGGCTAAGCCAGCGCCGGGCGGCGCGGCAGGCCGGGAGCCAGCCCGCGGCCGAGGTCGTCGGTGCCCAGCAGGCCGTCATTCAGGCCAACTTTGCCTTGATACGCGAGGACGTGGCCGGCATTGTCGGGCAGTACGCCAACACCCTCAAGCCGGGCCAGATGCCGGACAATGAACCCATGCTTTAGGCGGCATTTGAGGCACCTTCAGTGCCGGTTTCTTGTTAACTAAATGCCTCCAGCTCCTCCCATTTACGTATTTTGCATGATGGAAACGCCCGCCTATCCGACCCCGCAGTTTGGCCCCCGTGAGCAGACCCGCGAGCAGCGGCAGTTCATCATCAGCCAGTCGCTGGGCATCACCCGCAGCCAGGGCCCCTATGAAGTGCCTGAGTGGCAGGCCGCGCTACACGAGCAGTACATAGATGGGTTGGTTGACCTGGACTATGTGGGGGCGCGCCACGACGAATACCGCGCTCAGTTCATTGCGGGCCAGGCGTCTGCCGCCGCGGTAACCAAGTAATTCTTCTTCGCGACACTTCAGCCCGGCCACCAGCGCCGCGCGGTTTTGCCCCGGCGTTTCTCGGTTATCGAGCGCTGGGCACTGCACGCCTATGACTGACCGCTTCACCAATCCGGAAACCGGCGTTTTTTATAACCGACTTGGCCTAACCGATGCCGAAGAGCTGGACCGGGAAACCAAGCGCCTGTCCCTGCGCCGGCTTGCGGAGTTGGCAGCCGGCCGCGGCCCGCAGGGCGACAGCTTCGATGCCGCGCGGCTGCGCGCCACGCACCAGTACCTGTTCCAGGATACGTTTGAGTGGGCCGGTCAGACCCGCCGGGAGGGTGCTTTTCAAGGAGTCAAAGCGGCCGACCTGCCGGGCATGGAGCGTCCCATGCACTTCGCACCCTTTGAGCGCATCGACGAGCGCCTGAACGCGCTGGGCGAGCAGCTCAAGCAGGAAAACAATCTCAAGGGCTTGACTACCCCGGCCGCGTTTGCCGAGCGGGCGGCCTACTATTTTGACCACTACAACCACGTGCACGCCTTCCGCGAGGGCAACGGGCGCACGCTGCAAGCTGCTTTCAGTGAGTTGGCGCAGCAGGGGGGCTACCGGGTTGACTTTAGCCGGGAGCACGAGCAACTCAACCCCGCCCGGGACCAGGGCATCGTTAGCCTGCACGGGGCGCCGCACCGCGAGAAGGACTTACAGGCCCTGCGTGACTTGTTTGCCCGCAACACCACGCCGCTGCCCGGACCGGAAGCCGAGGCGGCCCGCCACCCC contains these protein-coding regions:
- a CDS encoding TraM recognition domain-containing protein; the encoded protein is MMSAPRQPGNQRLTGFYVGLTFLLMVLAGGEYYLLTHPDLVAGAASAAGPKASLGTSITTRLLSGLGRFYQRYGLLVRGAVLVGGGLLAVLLKMPPARPGQRRWQPTQLQLRRVQLAAAGVGSLSGALLLALAPFSAGIIAWLYPTAAGLVLGAGLVAGVVRALHKTERFGLRTERQQQQSEHGFSLATTDGGWINIPNPFRGTLVLGGAGAGKSYSIGEPLIEQFTEKGFAGLIYDFKFPVLAEAAQKAFVLADAKARAAGQEPAQVQLHIINFKDLERSERVNPLRADKMPVVAYANEYARAIMANLNPESIKKMDFFDTSANAFLTAIIWFYKKNFPTFCTLPHVVNTALHPDFTHVLSMLDSDPECGDMVRSITTAVKQRAEKQVAGVIASLQIVLTRINSPEIAWVLTPDEARGEGFSLELNDKKAPKVLVVGNDPTLKETFSPVISCIVAVALKLMNQQHKHPSYVFLDEAATIYVPNLEVIPATARSNKVAMIYMTQDLSQMIDAYGREKMQVMVSNLNNQFFGKVNSLETAKFVSELVGKEDREMVSASLGRSQSGGARGAGSSSNQSVSWQERNLVRLQDTITLETGEFIGQTVETEQPFFQGKVARQATPGNYPLHPLATFEGGPAPVLEAAPAGEEPSRDWLSQRRAARQAGSQPAAEVVGAQQAVIQANFALIREDVAGIVGQYANTLKPGQMPDNEPML
- a CDS encoding DUF5712 family protein — protein: MHAKLINPKSSGKKAYNNQGSAAQALNYLTHEARQNGQEAHFFDGQREALDRESVLAALDNNVKGLRANEAKFYSLVLSPSPEELAHIGGGDEAKLRAYTREVMAAYAANFRLKDGGAVGKDDLVWGAIIHQERTHRGTDPAVKEGEAKAGQPRPGLQAHIHVVVSARDRNQRVTLNPGGRVSRFSLRDWQEEARVQFEQQFQYQGQAPKRKEAPTVSAPNPKRNARIAERVEQLNLQADPSQRLEAERVQRIAQARGYDPIFYDRLRRLEDRARQGQPLDNAYHLLATGREEPARANTGHHVRQALHSLQQVVRANRGPEHVVTEDIGEPRRRGQWEAEL
- a CDS encoding Fic/DOC family protein; protein product: MTDRFTNPETGVFYNRLGLTDAEELDRETKRLSLRRLAELAAGRGPQGDSFDAARLRATHQYLFQDTFEWAGQTRREGAFQGVKAADLPGMERPMHFAPFERIDERLNALGEQLKQENNLKGLTTPAAFAERAAYYFDHYNHVHAFREGNGRTLQAAFSELAQQGGYRVDFSREHEQLNPARDQGIVSLHGAPHREKDLQALRDLFARNTTPLPGPEAEAARHPSQARALADGPLPAVRQIEQLRELVAATPAVQQLVAGVDYRRNQRADALLSQVLDIDRNPQTGVPQHGTELRQLLQEAAQDKRFQDPQSQREATRFGAALAVLQPPEPMKALGTSPALPATGPSTAGTAAFVQAAKRLAEGLEEQGYPGPADSLSRAAKAVEKSAYLGGANLQAVGEALTRAEKIPALADDAAALRGAGRSLQQAQRSMAPPTPGRENDGLER